The nucleotide window GGCAGTGAGGGGAAAGGGCAGGAAGCCGTCGTACACTTTCTCGAAATAATCAATGAGCCAGCCCGACTGATGGTAGCGGCTAATAATCAGCACGTACTGCAGGCCAAAGCTCAGTACCCACAGGGAAAAGGGCAGGGCGTAGCGCAGCAGGCGCTTCCACTGCCGGCGCAGCAGCGCATTGAGGCTCACAGCCAGGCCCAGACCGGCCAGCACGAAGATCAGGGAAAAGGAAAACCAGAGCAGCACGCTGCCCAGGGCACCCCAACGCAGCCGGCTGCCTATATCCAGCCGGGCGTGGTAGCGGACATAGAGCCACAGCGCTACGATGGTGGCCAGCAGCTCGGTGCCGTACTGCTTGGCTTCTACCGAGTGGTAGAGGCAGGGCGTGGAAAACACCAGAATGGCCAGGGCTGCTACCGCTCCCCAGGAGGCGAGAAAGTAGCGGGTAACGGCCCGGAAAAGGAACAGGGAGCTGATACCGCCCAGCAGGGAAAACAAGCGCAGGCTTTGCTCGCCGTTGCCAAATACCATTGCCAGCACCTTCACCGCCCACAAATACCCCAGCGGAGCTTTCTGTTCGTAGGCGAAGGGAAGGGTGGCCAGCTCCCAAAAGCCTAGCCGAAGCACATTAACGTTCAGAAACAGCTCATCGATAAAGAAGGAGCGGTTGTAGAAGAAGTGAAACAGGCGCAACCCTATGCCCACCACCAGCAGCAGGTTTAGACACCGGCGCTGCTGTCCGCTCGTGGGTAGCGCGTCCGGGCCCGGGGCCAGCGCCGGGTACCGAGCCGGGGCCCGAACAGCGGTGAAATAGAATTGGGCAGGCATAGGAAACCGGTAGTTGGTGGTAGGAGAGCCAGGAAAAGGGGCAGCAGCAGCAGATTTAGCGGCTCAGATTGTAGTGGTCCTGCAGCAGGTTGTGCAGGGGCGGAATGTTTACAAACATCAGCGTGGTGAGCAGCAGGCAGAACAGCACCACATAAAGCATAAACCAGTAGCGCGTATACAGCTTTTCCGAGCCTTGCACGGGCGAATCCTTGAGCAGACCGATGCGCAGATACCACGAAAACAGCAGGGCGAAGAAAGGAAAGCTCACCAGCAGCTCCACCCGGTTCTTGACCAGGAAGATGCCCAGGAAAAAGGCCGAGGTCAGGGCGTAGAAGAACATGGAGATGAGCAGGCTGTGCTCGGTGTAGAACTTAAAGGAGCGGCGGTAGAGCCCGGCCAGGGCCGCGTCACCAATCAGGCGGTACTCGGCAAAGCGCTTGGTGGCCATCAGGAAGGCGCCGCCCATCCAGTAGGCGACCAAGATGCTGGAAGGAGGGAAAGTGTTGACTACCTGCAGTAGGTCGAGGCTGGCTAGGGGAACGGCTGGGGCTATGGTAAACCAGCCCAGCGCAAAGCGGATAGGGTTATTCACTGACTCCGACAGCACATCAATGTAGGGGCGCTCCTTGGTGCGGAAGGGCCGCACGTTGTACATCACGCCCATAAAGAGCAGGAAGGCCGAAACCAGCAGAAACTGCATGCTGATCTGGTAGGCCACCACAAAGCCCAGCAGGGCCAGCCCAAACCATTCGGCGTACACCAGCACCGGGCTGACGACCCGAACAACGGAGGTGCGCTTCTTTTTGAGCGGGTGGAACTTGTCGAATTCGGCGTCCAGGTACTCATTGATGACGTAGTTGGCCGAGGCCACCAGGCAGGTACTCACCAGGCCCAGCACCACGTTGGCCACCAGGCCCGCGCCGAGCGGGGTGCCGTAGACAATGAGGGCAAACAGGACACCCGGCATCATAAACACGTTTTTCACCCAGTTGTCGGGCCGCGCAATGGCAATGTAGTCTTTGAGTCCCGCTGGAATGAGCACCGCCTCGGGCTGCTCAGCGTCCGTTAGAATAGATGTCTGATTCATAGCGAATTGGTTGAGGGTTGGAAGTGAGTTGGTTCAGCAGGATCTGATAAAAGTCGAAGTCGGCCTGGGGCTTGCTGTCCACAATCAGGCAGGGCATGCCGGCACGCCGGGCACATTCGCCGTCCAGTTCGGGCCGGTCACCGATAAACAGGCATTCGTGGGGTTCAACTCCCAGTTGCTCAGCGAGGTAAAGCAGGCCGCGAGGGTCGGGCTTAAGCCGGTTTACCGCCGCGTCCGTCGAGCTGACAATAAGGTCGGCCTGCAGCCCGAGGGCCCGTAGCTTGTCGTGGGCCGGGTAGTCGGAATAGATGGCAATGGGGATGTGGCGCGCCCGCAGCGCCTCAAAAAGGGCCTGGGTACCCGGGTAGATGCAGGCTTTCAGGTACTGGTTCGGGTGGGTAAACATCCAGCGCTGCACCACCTGCCTTACCTGCCCGACCGAATATGCCGTGCCCGTCGCACACCAGGCATACTGGTCTTCTTCCAGGTTGGGCCCGGCATAGGCCGGGCGCTTTTCCCGCTCGGCCCGGAAGCGCCGCAGTATCAGCATTTCCTGCACCCGCCAGGGCCGTAAGGCATAGTAACTCACCAAGGCCCGTAGCATCCTTTTGCGCAGCCTGCGCTGCGTATACAGAGTACCATCCACATCAAAGATTACCGCCTTAACCTTATCCCAGCACACGTTTGTATACGCTTCCATTCCCTGACCTTTGCGATTATCTTGAAATCAGATAAGTTGATATCAAAACTATACAATAAATGGTTTATTGCAAATTATTACTTTAATATTGCAAAATATAATTTGGTCCCGTTGGCCTTCTGTACCCTGGTATTGTTCAGATGATGTTAGGGTTAGTGCTTAGGTAAATGATTTGCAGTCAGCAAATTATGATTGAATAGACTGGGGTTAATGCGGAGCATTGAACGGAAAAATCTAACCTGAGCTGTAGCCATTGCTTCGCAGCTGCCCTGAGTTGCCTAAGCGGGTCAGGATGCTACACCATACTCACTGAAGACAAAGAATTAACCTTCGCACGATGGATTATTCACTTACTGCCCCGGCCCGGCAGACCGGGCCCCTGCCCGCTTTTGAGCTGCCACATAACACCCGCTCTTACTGGTACTGGGCGGCCGGTGCGCTGCTGACCCTGGGTGTACTGCTGCGGCTCTTTCAGTTTTTCGACAACCGCTCCTTGTGGATTGACGAAACCTTTCTGGCCAATAGCCTGATTAGAAGAGACTTTTTGGCCCTCAGCCAGCCCAATCTGGAGTACGAGCAAAAGGCGCCCATCTTGTTTCTCTGGGCCTGCCGCTTGGCCGTGCTGCTGTTTGGCAAGGGTGAAATGGCCCTGCGCCTGGTGCCGCTGCTCTGTGGCCTGGCCTCTTTGGGTATCTTCTGGCAGGTGGCCCGCACTTTTCTGAAGCCCGTTGGGGTGGTGGTGGCCGTGGGCATTCTGGCCCTGGCCCCGCCGCTGGTGTACCATAGCGTGGAGGCCAAGCAGTACAGCTCCGAGCTGCTGGGCACGGTGCTGGCCCTGTGGCTCTACACCCGGCTGCACCACCGGCCCGACCTGCGGAGCCGGCTGCTCTGGGGTCTTGGGGGCGCTTCGCTGGTGTGGTTTTCCTACGCCGTCATTTTCGTGCTCCTGGGCATGGCCGGGGGCATCTCGCTGTACTACCTGTTGACCAGGCAAGGAAAGCTCCTGGGGCGCTACGTCCTGCCTTTTGGCCTGTGGATTTTGAGCTTCGGGCTCAACTACTACTTTTTCACGGGCCGCTACACCGAGTCGCTGTGGCTGGTGCACTGGTTTGGCGCGCGCCACGCCTTTCTGCCCCTGCACCTGTCGGCCGACAGCGGAAAGTGGACCTTATTTTCCTTGTACATGCTGCTGGACTACCCGCTGGGCTTGTTTTGGGAACCGGTAGTGGGGGGAGCACCCTGCCCCGGGCAGTGTTTCGGTTTGTGCCGCTGCTGTGCTGGCTGGTGGGACTGGTCGTCGTATTCCGGCGCGACAAAAAGCTGGTGCTGGTGCTACTGCTCCCGCTGCTGCTGACGCTACTGGCCTCGGGCCTGCAAAAATACCCGTTCTACGAGCGGCTGCTGGTATTTTTGGCTCCCATTCTGATTCTGCTGGTGGCCTGGGGAGCCCAGCGCATGGCGGCCGCCCTGGCCCCGCGCTGGCGCCTGCTGCTGCCCGTGCTGGTGCTGGCCCCGCCGCTGTTCACCTCGGGTCGGCAGGTGGCCGAGCCGGGCCGGTTCGGGGGGTACAAGAAGTCGTATTTCAAGGAAGGCCTGCTGTTTGTGAACCGGCGCTGGCAGCCCGGCGACGTGGTGTATCTGTACTGGAACCACGAGTCGCCCTACCGCTACTACAAGGAGGCCTACGGGCTGAAGTATACTGCCGTGCCGGGGCGCGACGTCCGCTGGGTTTCGCGCGACCTGCCCGACTACATCCGCAACGTGACCACCGACTTTCTGGCCGTGGCCGGCGGGCAGCGGGCCTGGTTTGTGTGCAACGACCTGGTCACTGGTATCGGGGATATTGAGACGGCGCCGGCCTGGTACTACGTAGAGGACATCCGCTTTGGCGACGAAATCCGCCGCAGCATTGCCCGCCACAAGCCCCAGCGCCTGCTCTTGCGCCAGCAGTGGGCCGATGCCTATCTGTTTGCTAAAACTCCGGCTGGCCGCGCCCCAGAGCCCCTGAAGCGCCGGGCCACAGGGCCCCCAGCCTGGGCCGCCCGCGGGAAAGACTAAGGCTGATTAGTCCGGCTGGGGAAGTTTAAATAGCTTTGCCTTTATGCCGTACTCCCTCTTCCTGTTCGATTATGATGGTACGCTCTGCGACACCCGCCGGGCTATTCTCTACGGCTTTGAGCGCACCTTCGAACACTACGGCGTGCCGGAGCCCGCGCCCGAGGTAGTACATGCCATGATTGGCCGGGGCCTGGTGCTGGGCGACATGCTGCAGCAGCTGCGGCCGGAGCTCTCGGCCGCCGAGGTGGCCGAATGGGTTGTTACCTACCGCCAGATCTACGCCCGGGAGGCCGAGCCGCTGGTCACGCCGTTTCCCGGAGCCCTGGCCCTGTTTGCCCAGCTTACGGAGCAGGGCGTGCTGATCGGGGTGCTCAGCAACAAGGGCGCGGCCGTGCTCGAAGCCTCCCTGGCCCAGGTGGGGCTGCTGCCCTTTGTGGCCCTGGTTATCGGCGACGGCACCATGCCGGAAAAGCAGCTGGCCAAAAAGCCCGACCCGATGGTGTTTCACGAGGTCGTAAAGCCCCGGTTTCCCGAAGTACCCACCAACCGGATGCTGATGATAGGCGACACCACCGCCGATTTGCAGTTTGCCCACAACAGCCAGATTGACTCTTGTTGGGTGACGTTCGGCTTTGGCGAGGAAGCCCAGTGCCGGGCCCTGCAGCCCACGCACACGGTCAGCCACCTGCTCGAAATTCCGGCCCTGCGCCGCGCAGTTTAAGCCTCTTATGTTCGTTTAGGCAAACGCCCTTTACCGCCCGGGCAGTAAAGGGCGTTTGCATAAGGTTAGTGGCTAGTGGCCCAGGCGGCTGCGCTCGGCAGCGTTGCCGCTGGTTTCGACCCGCTTGCCCTTGAGGTCGGTTTTGCCCAGGTTGTAGGTGAAGGAGAGGCGCACCCGGCGCGTGTCGTTGTAGTTGATGTTGCTGTTGACCACGGGCACCACGGTGGAGGAAACTCGGAAGTTGAGCTGGTAGAACAAGTCACTGACATCGAGCTTGAGCGAGGCTTTCTTGTCCCAGAAGCTTTTTTTCACGGCCACCATCACGTAGGAATAGGAGTCGTAATCGTTGAGGCCGCTGAAGCTGGGTGAGTTGTAGAGGGCGTAGAGGCGGGTGCTCCAACCGTGGCCCAGGGTGAAGGTGTTGTCGGAGCTGACGGAGAAGTAGGTTTTGCTTTTGCGCAGGGCCAGAGTCTGGTCCAGGGGGTGGGGAAGCTCAGTTCCTGGCGGTAGAGGTTGCCGGTGTTGGTCATGCTCCACCACTTGGCCGGGCTCAGCGGGGCCGTGAGGGTGAGGCTGGTCAGGTGGCGCTGGCGCAGGTTTTCGGTGGTTTGCACCAGGCGCTGGTTGGCTTCATCGTAGCGGTACACCGAGGTAATGGCGTGGGTGCTGATGGTGTGGGTGAGCTGCAGGCCGTAGCCTTTGTAAAGCTGGTTCCAGCTCAGGCTGTGGGCATATTCGGGGCGCAGGGAGGCATTGCCGCGGTGGGACGTGTAGTTGTCAATCAGTCGCTCGAAGCCAATTAGGCTCTCGTAGGCGGGCCGGTGAATGTTGGCCGCGTAGGCCACGGAGGTGGTATAATTATCCGACAAGCGGTAGTCAGCCCGCACGTTGGGGAACAGGTTGAAGTAGCTCGAGTCGCGGCCGGTGGCTACCTGGTAGCGGGTCAGCTCGGCGCGCAGGCCGGCCTGCAGGCTCAGCTTGCCCAGGCTGTGGTTCAGGTTAAGGTAGCCGGCCCCGATGCGCTCCTTGTAGCCCAGGGTGCTGGTGCCGGGCGTTTGCCAGGCGGCCCCGGCCAGGGTTTGGGTGAGCTGGCGGCTTTCGTTGCGGGTGTCGGTGTACTTCAGGCCGGTTTCCAGGCGGGTGTTCTGGTTCCAGACTTTGCCGTAGTCCAGCACGCCGGTGTAGATGTGGTAGGTGGCCGGAATGAAGTTTTCGAAGCTGCTGACCGCGGCCACGGTGTCGGTGGGTGCCTGTACCTGCTGGCGGAAATTCTGGCGCTGCTCACTCTCGAAGCGGGCATAGTTGCCGCTTACCAGCAGGCTGGAGCCCAGCGAATCGAGCTTGTGCTTGTAGAAAAGAGTGTAGTTGGAAAACGCCTCGCTCAGGTACACATCGTCGTCGACGCGGCTGCGGGTTAGGCCCTGGCGCTCGGTCAGGGCGGCCTGGGTCCAGCCGGCGCCGGTGAGGCTGCCTCGGGTCAGGTCGAAATCGAAGCCCACGGTGGCTTGGGGGCTGAAGTGGTAGTTGAGGCTGGTGCTGAAGCTGCCGTCGCGCAGTACTTTGTCGAGGTCGTTTTGCTGCTCCAAGGCGGCTACCTCGGTGCGGCCCTGGTAGAGGGTGCGGCTATAGCTGCCTCGCTCGAAGCCGCCTTTGCTGGCGAAGCTGCCGTTGGTGGTGAAGTCGATTTTGGGCGAGCTCAGGCGCAGGCCGCCGTTCAGACCGCCGCCGCTGCGCTGGCCCTGGCTGAGGTTGCCGCCCAGATTAGCGTTCCAACCCAAGGTTTGGCTGCGCTTGGTGTAGATTTCAATCACCCCGCCCGAGGCGTCGGCGTCGTACTTGGCCGAGGGGTTGCTAATGAGTTCAATCCGGTCAATCTGGTCGCCGGGGATGCTGGCCAGCACGCTTTCCAGGTTGGCCCCGGGCAGGCGCTTGCCGTTCAGGTACACCAGCACGTTGTTTTTGCCCCGGAAGCTGAGCTTGCCTTCCACCAACTGCACCGAGGGCGCCATGCCCAAAATGCTGTAGGCGTCGTTGCCGGCCCCGAGCAGGCTCTCGCCCACGTTCATTACGACCCGGTCGGGCTTTTGCTGCACCAGCTGGCGCTGGGCCGTTACGGTTACTTCGCCCAAGCTCTGGGTGCTGGCTTGCAGCCCGATGGTGCCCAGGCTCACGGCTGGCGTGCCGGTGGCCAGCACCACGGCCTGGCTATGAGTGGCGTAGCCCAGCATCAGCACTTGCAGCTGGTAGCTGCCGGGCTGAGCGGCCTTCAGCTGGAAGCTGCCTTGGGCATCGGCCAGGGCCGAGGCAACGACCGTGGCGGGCTCGGTGCTGGTTTTCAAAACTATGGTGGCAAAGCTCAGAGCTTCCTGCGTGGCCGTATCCACGGCGCGGCCCGTGAGCGTGGTTTGGGCCTGGGCGGCGGTAGCGCAGAGGAGCACGACGAGCAGAAGCAGGGCCCGGCGCAGAGCGGTGGTAACGGTGGCGGCAGCGGCGAAGTGTAGCATGAGTTCCGGTGGCGGTTGGGATAGTGAAGTATCTGAACCAAAGGAACTGCGGCCGCCCCGGCACCGGAAGTTTATTCGACCAAGTGCAGGGCCCACACCACCAAAGTGCGAAGTCGTCGGCGTTTTTTGCGGCTTGCTGCCCCACCAAATGCCTGCTCTGACTGCCCAAATGACCAATTCCCTAACCGGGGCCGAGCGGGTGTCCAGTGTGCTGCCACCCGGTTTTGCATGGTTGTAAATGCCAACAGCCTGACCGGAATAGGCTCCGGTCAGGCTGCATAGCTAGTGCACAAGATAAACGGGTAAGAATCGGGTTAGCTTTAAAAAGCAGCTACTGCACCAGGTTAGCCGTGGTTTCGGGGATAATCAGGAAGTAGTCGTAGCCCTGGATGATGCGCTCCAACGCGGTGCTGTTGAGCTGCAGTTTGCGGCTGACCAGGGCGCGGCGCAGGGGGCGCAGGTCAATGACACTCCAGGCCTGGGGCGCGGCTTGCTCGAAGAAGAGCTTGTACATGCTGGTGGACTCGGCCGAGTAGGAAGTTGTGTTCTTGCTGGCATCATCGGGGTTGAAGCCGTGGGTCGTGGTGCCCTGCTTGCCCAATACGAGAATGTGCAGGCTTTTCTGAGTTTGCATGTCGGCCAGGTTTACCACCATGTTGCCTACGTCGTACACGCCAGCGCGGCTCAGGCCCCGGGCGCAGTGCTCGGCGCCAAACTTGAACAGCATTTTGGGCAGGGCTTCGGTGCCGGTGGGCTGGTAGGGGCGCAGCTGCAGCAGCAGGTTCCGCTTCATCAGCCCAATGCGCTCCAGGTGGCTGGCGGCATTGGTGGCGGGCTTCACGTTGTTCTGGTAAATCCGGGCGCTGGTCACGTACCCTTGCACCAGGGCCTGCACCTGGGCGCTTTCCTTGCGCGTAAGATTCACCAGGCTGTCCAGGCTGGCCGCCGACTGCTGCATCATGGTTATCTGTTCGCCCTGGCTGCCCATTACGGCCCGGTCGTGGGCCTGAATGGCGGCGGCCCGGCGCAGCAGGTAGGTTTTGGTGGCTTTGCTTTTGCTGAGCTCGGCCAGGCGGCTATACAAGCGGCCAGCGGCAAACATATTATCCTGGTCGATACCCATGATCTGCACTTGCTGGGCGCGCAGTTGCCGAACCAGGGCGGCTTCCTCACTCCAGCTGAAAAACGACAGGGCAAACGGGTGCTGTTGCTGAAAAGCCCGGTGCGCCGCGGGCTGGTCAACGACGCGGTTCAGGTCCTGGGTTTCGCTGGGGCTGATTTCAACGGCAAAAATCTTGGGCTGCAACACCTGCGCCAGCGCGGCGGTAAGCTGCGGAATTTGGGCCGTGCCGTGCATTTCGCCCACGGCCACAAACTGGCTGCCCCGAACCTCCTGCTGGAGCTTATCCCAGCCGGTGCCCGCAAACTGCCGGTTTTGCAGCAGCATAGACAGTTGGTTTTGCCGGATCAGGCGGGTCAGGGTGCTGTCTTGGGCCAGGGCGGCCGAGCCGGTCAGGGCCGTGGTGAGGGCCGTCAGGGCGAGGGTGCGCAGGGTCGGGAAGGAGAGAAGCATCGGGCAGTTTCTTTGGCTGGTGGTTGAATCTGGTCCAAAGAAATTGCGGAGCTTTAGGAGCCCGAACTTTATTCGACCAAAGCACTACCCACACCACCAAAGAATGAAGTGGTCTGCCCTTTTTCATGACTGACTTGCTCAACCGCCTGGCCCGGCGCTGGCAGCGGCTGAGTCCGCGCACCAGCGCCATCCTGCTCCAGCTGCTGCTCTGGGTGCTGCTCACAGGCTTTTACATTCTGTGGAACAGCCGGCCGAACTACCACTTCTCGGGTCCCATCTGGCCGCTGATTCTGATGCAGCTGGGCTTTGCCGTCGTGCTCTTCAACAGTTTGGTGTACCTCATTATTCCGCGCTGGCTGCTGCAGGGTCGGGTGTGGCTGGCGCTGGCCGGGGCGCTGGTGCTCATGTATGGCTACCGTATCTGGATGTACGTGGGTTCCCGCCTGGCCGAAACCTACGTGAATATCGACCCGTCGATGCGCCGCACCTTGCACGCATATTACGTTGAGAAGCTGTGGGCAGATCTGGGCAGCCCGCTGGCCATGCTGGGCTCGTTTGTGGGCATGCTGGCCCCCATGCTGTTCCCGCTGGTCATCAGTTTTCTGGCGTATGCCTTGGTGGTCGACCGGCGGCGCCTGGCCCTGGAGCGCGACAATCTGCGCCTGGAACGCAGCTACCTCAAGGCCCAGATCAATCCGCAATTCCTGTTCAACACCTTGGGCAGCCTCAACGCCATGACCCACGCCCGTGACGAGCGGGCCGGCGACGTGGTGCTGCACCTGGCCGATTTGATGCGCTACACGCTCTACGAAACCGAGGCTGAGCGGGTACCCCTAAGCCGGGAGCTGGAATTTCTCGACGATTACCTGGCCCTGGAGCGGCTGCGCAGTCCGGCTACTACTGTCATCGAGCACGAGGTAAGCGGCCCGGCCACCACCCAGCAGATTGCGCCCCTGCTGCTGCACCCGTTTCTGGAGCGTCTTTTTGCCGGCCTGGAAGCCGCCCCGGCCGGCCCGGTAGCGTTTCGCAGCCATATGCAAGTGGATTCTCAAACCCTGACGCTGGACTTGCGGCGCACCTCGGAGCAACCCTGGCCCCAGCCGTACGCTACCGATGCCGCTCTGCTAGCGGCCCGGCGGCGCCTGGGGCTGCAATACCCGGGCAGCACACGCTGGAGCTCACCGAAACGCCCCAGCACGTTCACGTTCACCTCACTATTCAGCTAGCGTAAGGTATGGAAGCTACCGTTCCGGAAAAGCACCGCTACTCACTGCCCCCGACCTTGCTGCGCTGGGCCACGCCCGTATTCTGGTGGAGCCTGTTTATGCTCTACGAGTGGGTCGTTTTCAGCGGCTGGGAAGAAACGGCCATTATTACCGGCGGCTTCGTGGTGAAGGATGTGGTGGCGACGATACTGGCCTATTACTTCTTTTCCCTGGTTGTGCTGCCCCGCTTCGTGCTGCGCCGCCGCTGGCTGCTGATGGCCCTGGGGCTGCTGGGGATTTACTACATCTGGGGCCTGACTTCCTACCTCTATTACTCATTGCTGGACCATTACGGGCTGATTTCGGAAAACGCCTACGACTACATGCACCGCGTTATCGACTACGGCCTCTGGGGGGAGTATTCTCCTGGCGGGCCATTAGCATGGGCATCAGCGACTTCTCCGTCACGACGCTGCCGGCCGTTTTGATCCGCTTCGTGCAGTTCTTGCTCACCAGCAGCAACCAGAGTCTGCGTTTGCAGCGCGAAAACCTCAACCTGGAAGTCAGCTTCCTCAAGGCCCAGGTCAACCCGCACTTCCTGTTTAATACGCTCAACAACATCTACACGATGGTGGTCAAGCAGGATGAGCGCGCCCCCACGATGGTGCAGCACCTCACCGACTTGATGCATTACACGGTGTATGAGTCGGATGCGGCGCTGGTGCCCCTGAGCCGGGAAGTCGGGTTTCTGGAGGATTACCTGGAGCTGGAGCGCCTGCGCTACGGCAAGAAGGTCAGCATCCGCTACCAGAAGTCGGGGCCCGTCGAGCAGTTCCGCATTACCCCGCTGCTGTTCTTTCCCTTCGTCGAAAACGCCTTCAAGCACGGCGTCGACAGTAGCCTCGATGCCAGCTGGGTCAGCATCACGCTGCGTGTGCAAGACGGGCAGCTGCACTTCGAAGTGAGCAACAGCCTGACGCCCACTGGTCCGCCCCGACGTGAGTTTGGCGGCGTGGGCATTGCCAACGTGCAAAAGCGCCTGCAGCTGCACTACGCCCCCAGGATTACCAGCTTGCCGTAGGCCCCGAGCCCGACGGGCAGGCCTACCGCGTGGCCCTGGTGTTGGGCCTGCACCCGGTTCTTTCTCTGTCATCCTGAGCTTTGCGAAGGGCCTTCCTCCATGCTCTGATAAGCCTGATTCAATGTGCCAAAGCTCTTGGCCGTGGTACGTTGGCAAGAGCTGTGGTGGGGTCGGTGAGGAGGGTCCTTCGCAAAGCTCAGGATGACAGTCTGCATTCAATAACTACTCAACCCCATTCAT belongs to Hymenobacter cellulosilyticus and includes:
- a CDS encoding outer membrane beta-barrel protein; the encoded protein is MLHFAAAATVTTALRRALLLLVVLLCATAAQAQTTLTGRAVDTATQEALSFATIVLKTSTEPATVVASALADAQGSFQLKAAQPGSYQLQVLMLGYATHSQAVVLATGTPAVSLGTIGLQASTQSLGEVTVTAQRQLVQQKPDRVVMNVGESLLGAGNDAYSILGMAPSVQLVEGKLSFRGKNNVLVYLNGKRLPGANLESVLASIPGDQIDRIELISNPSAKYDADASGGVIEIYTKRSQTLGWNANLGGNLSQGQRSGGGLNGGLRLSSPKIDFTTNGSFASKGGFERGSYSRTLYQGRTEVAALEQQNDLDKVLRDGSFSTSLNYHFSPQATVGFDFDLTRGSLTGAGWTQAALTERQGLTRSRVDDDVYLSEAFSNYTLFYKHKLDSLGSSLLVSGNYARFESEQRQNFRQQVQAPTDTVAAVSSFENFIPATYHIYTGVLDYGKVWNQNTRLETGLKYTDTRNESRQLTQTLAGAAWQTPGTSTLGYKERIGAGYLNLNHSLGKLSLQAGLRAELTRYQVATGRDSSYFNLFPNVRADYRLSDNYTTSVAYAANIHRPAYESLIGFERLIDNYTSHRGNASLRPEYAHSLSWNQLYKGYGLQLTHTISTHAITSVYRYDEANQRLVQTTENLRQRHLTSLTLTAPLSPAKWWSMTNTGNLYRQELSFPTPWTRLWPCAKAKPTSPSAPTTPSPWATVGAPASTPSTTHPASAASTITTPIPT
- a CDS encoding HAD family hydrolase, with the translated sequence MEAYTNVCWDKVKAVIFDVDGTLYTQRRLRKRMLRALVSYYALRPWRVQEMLILRRFRAEREKRPAYAGPNLEEDQYAWCATGTAYSVGQVRQVVQRWMFTHPNQYLKACIYPGTQALFEALRARHIPIAIYSDYPAHDKLRALGLQADLIVSSTDAAVNRLKPDPRGLLYLAEQLGVEPHECLFIGDRPELDGECARRAGMPCLIVDSKPQADFDFYQILLNQLTSNPQPIRYESDIYSNGR
- a CDS encoding sensor histidine kinase — encoded protein: MTDLLNRLARRWQRLSPRTSAILLQLLLWVLLTGFYILWNSRPNYHFSGPIWPLILMQLGFAVVLFNSLVYLIIPRWLLQGRVWLALAGALVLMYGYRIWMYVGSRLAETYVNIDPSMRRTLHAYYVEKLWADLGSPLAMLGSFVGMLAPMLFPLVISFLAYALVVDRRRLALERDNLRLERSYLKAQINPQFLFNTLGSLNAMTHARDERAGDVVLHLADLMRYTLYETEAERVPLSRELEFLDDYLALERLRSPATTVIEHEVSGPATTQQIAPLLLHPFLERLFAGLEAAPAGPVAFRSHMQVDSQTLTLDLRRTSEQPWPQPYATDAALLAARRRLGLQYPGSTRWSSPKRPSTFTFTSLFS
- a CDS encoding ArnT family glycosyltransferase; the encoded protein is MPAQFYFTAVRAPARYPALAPGPDALPTSGQQRRCLNLLLVVGIGLRLFHFFYNRSFFIDELFLNVNVLRLGFWELATLPFAYEQKAPLGYLWAVKVLAMVFGNGEQSLRLFSLLGGISSLFLFRAVTRYFLASWGAVAALAILVFSTPCLYHSVEAKQYGTELLATIVALWLYVRYHARLDIGSRLRWGALGSVLLWFSFSLIFVLAGLGLAVSLNALLRRQWKRLLRYALPFSLWVLSFGLQYVLIISRYHQSGWLIDYFEKVYDGFLPFPLTALADAKWLAHKLYILLLNPLGLLLNTDELPPVLSNTPCASW
- a CDS encoding sensor histidine kinase, producing MGISDFSVTTLPAVLIRFVQFLLTSSNQSLRLQRENLNLEVSFLKAQVNPHFLFNTLNNIYTMVVKQDERAPTMVQHLTDLMHYTVYESDAALVPLSREVGFLEDYLELERLRYGKKVSIRYQKSGPVEQFRITPLLFFPFVENAFKHGVDSSLDASWVSITLRVQDGQLHFEVSNSLTPTGPPRREFGGVGIANVQKRLQLHYAPRITSLP
- a CDS encoding HAD family hydrolase; the encoded protein is MPYSLFLFDYDGTLCDTRRAILYGFERTFEHYGVPEPAPEVVHAMIGRGLVLGDMLQQLRPELSAAEVAEWVVTYRQIYAREAEPLVTPFPGALALFAQLTEQGVLIGVLSNKGAAVLEASLAQVGLLPFVALVIGDGTMPEKQLAKKPDPMVFHEVVKPRFPEVPTNRMLMIGDTTADLQFAHNSQIDSCWVTFGFGEEAQCRALQPTHTVSHLLEIPALRRAV
- a CDS encoding outer membrane beta-barrel family protein, translated to MGHGWSTRLYALYNSPSFSGLNDYDSYSYVMVAVKKSFWDKKASLKLDVSDLFYQLNFRVSSTVVPVVNSNINYNDTRRVRLSFTYNLGKTDLKGKRVETSGNAAERSRLGH
- a CDS encoding UbiA family prenyltransferase is translated as MNQTSILTDAEQPEAVLIPAGLKDYIAIARPDNWVKNVFMMPGVLFALIVYGTPLGAGLVANVVLGLVSTCLVASANYVINEYLDAEFDKFHPLKKKRTSVVRVVSPVLVYAEWFGLALLGFVVAYQISMQFLLVSAFLLFMGVMYNVRPFRTKERPYIDVLSESVNNPIRFALGWFTIAPAVPLASLDLLQVVNTFPPSSILVAYWMGGAFLMATKRFAEYRLIGDAALAGLYRRSFKFYTEHSLLISMFFYALTSAFFLGIFLVKNRVELLVSFPFFALLFSWYLRIGLLKDSPVQGSEKLYTRYWFMLYVVLFCLLLTTLMFVNIPPLHNLLQDHYNLSR
- a CDS encoding ArnT family glycosyltransferase; this encodes MDYSLTAPARQTGPLPAFELPHNTRSYWYWAAGALLTLGVLLRLFQFFDNRSLWIDETFLANSLIRRDFLALSQPNLEYEQKAPILFLWACRLAVLLFGKGEMALRLVPLLCGLASLGIFWQVARTFLKPVGVVVAVGILALAPPLVYHSVEAKQYSSELLGTVLALWLYTRLHHRPDLRSRLLWGLGGASLVWFSYAVIFVLLGMAGGISLYYLLTRQGKLLGRYVLPFGLWILSFGLNYYFFTGRYTESLWLVHWFGARHAFLPLHLSADSGKWTLFSLYMLLDYPLGLFWEPVVGGAPCPGQCFGLCRCCAGWWDWSSYSGATKSWCWCYCSRCC